One segment of Clostridium botulinum DNA contains the following:
- a CDS encoding NUDIX hydrolase, whose protein sequence is MKKRKIVNLEKMSSSKFLNMYKIQYKNKLGNIKEWIVASRKSEEILKDRYLNGTEDKIDGVVIAAFHKDKKKLVIIKQYRVPINDYVYELVAGLVDNNDDIKSTVERELKEETGLRLLEITEKGNNKLYISPGMTDEALAFVYCTCDGDFSKDYLEEDEDIEAMLVSQEEAKKIIKSKNNIDVKCFLILQSFAELGEKMFI, encoded by the coding sequence ATGAAGAAAAGAAAAATAGTAAACCTAGAAAAGATGTCATCATCAAAATTTTTAAATATGTATAAAATACAATACAAAAATAAATTAGGCAATATAAAGGAATGGATTGTTGCCTCTAGAAAAAGTGAAGAAATTTTAAAAGATCGTTATTTAAATGGTACAGAAGACAAAATTGATGGGGTAGTTATAGCAGCTTTTCATAAAGATAAAAAAAAGCTAGTTATAATAAAGCAATATAGAGTTCCGATAAATGATTATGTTTATGAATTGGTAGCAGGTCTTGTAGATAATAATGATGATATAAAGAGTACTGTTGAAAGAGAATTAAAAGAAGAAACGGGATTAAGACTTTTAGAGATAACTGAAAAAGGAAATAATAAACTATATATATCACCAGGAATGACCGATGAAGCATTAGCATTTGTTTATTGCACATGTGATGGTGATTTTTCAAAAGATTATCTAGAAGAAGATGAAGATATAGAAGCAATGCTTGTATCTCAAGAAGAGGCAAAAAAAATTATAAAAAGTAAAAATAATATAGATGTGAAGTGCTTTTTAATTCTACAAAGTTTTGCAGAATTAGGAGAAAAAATGTTTATATAA
- a CDS encoding NCS2 family permease codes for MNKFFKLKEHNSTVRRETIAALTSFFAAVYIIIVNSSILSDSGIPLEPLIIATVLSSLIGCLIVGFVSNAPLIIMPGMGINALFTYTVVKTLDLTFYQALAAVIVSGILLTIVALTPLAKTITEAIPNNLKEAITVGIGLFITLIGLAKSGLIVSDPSNLLKLGDITSPEVIAFIIIMIITLILFIRNVPGAFLISIIVGTIISIFMGIVDLSNLTFSLPNFGAYKDIFFNPDFSAILTPNFWISTFSLTLVLVFENIGLLHGQVNGMLKAPEKSGKALTSVGFSVIAYGFLGTCPPVSTVEGAAGIAAGGRTGLTSIITGLLFLVSLFFIPFISIIPNAALAPILIIIGSLMFQNLKHLDFDDLTELIPAFIVVILIPLTYSIVDGIAFGFILYPICKLFSNKKKDLSVTMCVTSAIFLIYFLIQGFIH; via the coding sequence ATGAATAAATTTTTTAAATTAAAAGAACACAATTCTACAGTAAGGAGGGAGACTATAGCCGCACTTACATCATTTTTTGCTGCTGTTTATATAATTATTGTAAACTCTAGCATATTAAGTGATTCAGGCATACCTTTAGAACCATTAATTATAGCAACAGTTTTATCTTCATTAATAGGATGTCTTATAGTCGGTTTTGTTAGTAACGCTCCTCTAATCATTATGCCCGGTATGGGAATCAATGCACTATTTACTTATACTGTTGTAAAGACTTTAGATCTTACATTTTATCAAGCACTAGCAGCAGTAATAGTATCAGGAATTTTATTAACAATAGTTGCACTTACTCCACTTGCTAAAACAATTACAGAAGCTATTCCAAATAATTTAAAGGAAGCTATTACAGTTGGTATTGGACTTTTTATTACACTTATTGGATTAGCAAAATCAGGTCTTATAGTATCTGATCCTTCTAATTTATTAAAGCTTGGAGACATAACTAGTCCTGAAGTTATCGCATTCATAATTATTATGATTATTACATTAATATTATTTATTAGAAATGTACCTGGTGCATTCTTGATTTCAATTATCGTAGGTACAATTATTTCTATATTTATGGGAATTGTAGATTTAAGTAATCTTACATTTTCTCTTCCTAACTTCGGAGCATATAAAGATATATTCTTTAATCCTGACTTTAGTGCTATATTAACTCCAAATTTTTGGATTTCTACATTTTCATTAACATTAGTTTTAGTATTTGAAAATATAGGATTATTGCACGGTCAAGTAAATGGAATGTTAAAGGCTCCTGAAAAATCTGGAAAAGCTTTAACATCAGTAGGATTCTCTGTTATTGCATATGGATTTTTAGGAACTTGTCCTCCTGTTTCTACTGTTGAAGGAGCAGCTGGTATTGCAGCTGGTGGAAGAACTGGATTAACATCAATAATAACTGGATTATTATTTTTAGTTTCATTATTCTTCATACCATTTATATCAATAATTCCAAATGCAGCATTAGCTCCAATTCTTATTATCATAGGAAGTTTAATGTTCCAAAATTTAAAACATTTAGACTTTGATGATTTAACAGAGTTAATACCAGCATTTATAGTGGTAATTTTAATTCCATTAACTTATAGTATTGTAGATGGAATAGCCTTTGGATTTATTTTATATCCTATATGTAAATTATTTAGTAATAAGAAGAAAGATTTATCAGTTACTATGTGTGTAACATCTGCTATCTTCCTTATTTACTTCTTAATCCAAGGTTTTATTCATTAA